The DNA window TCACCCATTCCTTCAATTTGTCCCTGATCGCCATTAAGTCGGAAAATTCAGCCCACTTTTTTGTTTCAGAAAAAATGGTGAAGCTGTTTTTGGTGAATCTGTTTTTTTCGCTGGATTCGTTTTTCGATTTTTCCAAAGCCTCCTCGGCCAGAATCGCGATGGAGTCAATGGACGAGCCGGCCTTATGAACCGTTATCCCGGAAGAAAAATGAATCTCGGGGTTTTCGCAAACATATTGTTTAAACTTGTTTCTCAACTGGTATGAAAAATCGATCATTTTATTCCACGGCCCGATGAGAAACATATCGTCGCCCCCGGCGAACACTGTGTAAATATTTTGATACGCTTTTTCAGATTCAAGGCAGCCGGGAAGAAACACAGTGAAATAATGATTCATTTGTCTGCTGAAAGCGGCCATCACGGACAAATTGTTCTCTTGGTCCTTTATTCCGCATGACATGATCATCCCGAGATCGTCCACATCCGCCTTCATGACTCCAAGCGCCTCGGTTCCGCGAACAGCGTCGCCTTCCATGTTTTTTGACATGCAGGCGATATAGTTCAGCGTTTTGGGAATTTCCCGTCCCGATCCGGCTTCTTCCTGAAGCTCCCTGTGGTTCAACTTTTCAAGCAGGCGGAGTTCTTCCTGGTCTTTTGGGGCGGTATGGACGGGGACATATCCCCTGATCGGCTTTATGGTGAATATCGGCGCTTCGCCAGAATCCCACAACGCCCATATTTTAACCAGTTTGTCATGGCATTTGATGTGGATATGGCCGTTTTTGAATTCAAGCTGGTATCTGCCGAATATTTTTTCAAACAGCCTGTTGTCTTTTGGACTGGCTTTTTTCACGAGGTTTGTTCCCAGGAATATATGATCCCTGCAAATGGCGCATGCGGCCTTTTGAAGTTTTACGCCTCCAATGGCGATATCCCGGGGACGATGTGTGGATGGCCTTTTGTGGCAGACAGAGCATAACGGAGGGTCATAATCTGCCTTAAAGCGATCCAGATAATCGTCATTTGCCTGTTCGTACTCACCTAAGTTCAGGCAGGAATATTTCTTTTCCTGTCCGGCCATTTCAATTCTATCCAGAGTATCGGCAAAGTTTGCCGAAAGCAAATCATCGCATGACGCCTCAACGCTTGAAAAACCTATGAGCGTCTCGCCATAAGCGATTTTGATGAGCCAATTGTTGATTTTTTTTTCAACCTCATCCAGTTTGGCGCGCCGCCCTTCTGTGTTCGGGGCCAGGATGATAAACTTCCCGGCGGCGCTGATGAGGGTGGAAGTCACGGGAAGGCCGAATTCCCGGCAAACCATATCCGCGCTTAATTCCGAAAGAAGAGAGACAAAAAATGATCGTCCCCTTAAAATTTTTGACCTGAACTTTCCGGACTCTCCATACCCGGTGAAAATAAAATTTTGAATGCCGTAAAAATCCCCGCTGATGATCAAAAATTTCTTTCGGTCGTAATCCGATATGGAATCATCATCCAAACTGCCATCTTCCGCATGAAAAGAGTAAATCGCGGACGCGATGGCCGCAGTCGTTTTTGAATGGTCATAAATGGATATGTCGGATCGTTTTCTCCCGGGAATCACAGAGGGCGCCTGGGAAACATATCTCATCACCAAACTGTCAAAATGCTCAAACCAGACATGGAGGTTGTCCTTATTTCCAATTTCGCCGATTTTGGAGCAAAACTCCGAAAACAGCTCCTCATAGTTTCCGCTGGAATCCGGCGTTTCATCATCTATGGGAACAGGAAATATGTGATCTTTGGAAACAGGTTTAAGGGGATAGCAGTATTCATATCCTTGATCCGACCTTTTGTCTTCTAATGAAATTTTTTCCAATATTGGGAAAAGCCTGTCTTTTTCTGAAAGGCCAAGGGTTTTCAGAGAATCTGGAAAATCACTGTTTTTAATGCCCAGAGCCATAAACCATGAGGCGTTTATTATTTTCCGCATGGGCGTGACGGGATTTATAAATCCAGACAAAAGCTCAATAAAGCTTTCTCCTTCTCCCCATTCGGGCATGCACAGTTCCCCCGGGAATTTCTCTTTGTTTTTCTTTGTCAGAAAAACCGACCATTCTCCAAAATTATGAGCAGTCGAAGACCCATTGTCCCCATCTCCCCGCCCGGCGAGCAACCCCAAATTTGCCATAAAAGCCGCAAGCGCGATTTTTATGGTCCCGGATTTTATCATTTCAGAATCCATATTCACTCCCAAAGCGTATAGTTTTAAACTCCAAGCAGATGTTATTTCATGGCAAGGGCCGTCCCAAAACCTCAACCCCAAACTTTCCCAAACCAAAAGCCGTCTGCTTGCCCAGGTGAACTTTTTTGCAAAAATCCATCAAAGGCATGTATTCGGTGAGATTTCCTTCGTAAACAATATTCCCGATGACACCGCCCATCCTCATTTCCTTTGCCTGACGTCCGGAATACCGCAACCAGTCAAACCAGCGCAGGGAAGATCGGGATATGACCACGTCCCCGGCCCGGTCCAGCAATCCCGGGTAATCCATCGGGGGAGGGCCTTGCGCATGGCAGTGAAAAAGCATATTGGCCCTTCTGAGCATGATCCGGGTGAAAACCGGAAAGGGGAGGTCGGCGGACAGACGGTTGTCGCGCTTGAAGCGAAGGGGCGTTTCCAGGGTGATTTTGACCCGGGAAACATCATGGGTTTGGCGGGCCTCGCCAATGTCCATATCGACAAAGGCATTTTCCATATCAAGCTGTTGGCTCTCGTGTGAAAAAATAACGTGGTTTCGGGATGACACGGTTTTGAGGGAAAACCGCCCTCTTTTTCCGCTCACCGGGCTCCCGATGCCGGTTTTTCCCATCCGGTCAAAGGCGTAAATAAAATAGGGAAGGTTGTGGTTGGTTTCACCAAAAAGAAGCAGGGAAAAATCAAAATGAGCCCCGGGGGGGAAACGCCGCGTCTCCGTCGGCGGGGGCTCAATCACAAAAGGTCGAAGGGGGGAGTGGATGACCCGTCCATCGGGCAGAAGCACCGGATCAACGGATTCAAATATCCGCGCATAGACGCATCTTTTTTTCAGGATGCAGTCCTTGCAGTCCTGTCTTTTTAAAGCGCATACGACCCTTTTTAAGGCCAGGCCGAAAACGCCCCTGAATGTGGAGCCCTTGTAACGGGGCAGAACCGCCTCGGTTCCAAACTCGCAGTGGAAATCGTATTTTCCGTAAAGCATGGATGGGTGGCCTTGTAAACAAGCGCTTCGCGCCTGTTTGTCCGTGATCCGTGGTCCGTTGTTTTCGAGGCATTCTTTCCGAAGTCGAATAAAACCCACCGCTCCGGAAAAACCCAAGCCGGTGTGATCTGGGGTCTTTGCCACGGACAACGGATGGGGCGATTTATTCGCCCCCTGTCTCAATCCCTTCTAACCAGGTCATTCGTTCAGACGATCATATCTGCTACGTGTCCGCCGAAAAGGCGTGGCAGTCTCAATCCCTTCTAATCAGGTCATTCGTTCAGACTTTCTTGCTGATGTTGCTGAAAGCGTGCTGGATATTTGGTCTCAATCCCTTCTAATCAGGTCATTCGTTCAGACGATAAAACGGATTTCCCATTTATTGTGGTTCGGCCCGGTCTCAATCCCTTCTAATCAGGTCATTCGTTCAGACTCTGGCTTACGATTCCGCCCAGGCCGATCAGCAAAACGTCTCAATCCCTTCTAATCAGGTCATTCGTTCAGACAAAACAAATGGCGACGCTGGCGGAGCTTCAAGACGATCTGTCTCAATCCCTTCTAATCAGGTCATTCGTTCAGACACAAACCAGACGCAGGCGGCCGTGGTGAGCCCCCGGGTCTCAATCCCTTCTAATCAGGTCATTCGTTCAGACAATTGATTTGACTGAGGTGAAAAAATGAAAACTTTTTTCACAGTCTCAATCCCTTCTAATCAGGTCATTCGTTCAGACTAAAATTCAAATGATTAAAGATGATATAGTTCCCCCAGTCTCAATCCCTTCTAATCAGGTCATTCGTTCAGACAGAAATGGACAAATTCAACAGGAAAGAAAGGTTCAAGTCTCAATCCCTTCTAATCAGGTCATTCGTTCAGACATATGGACGATGTCCATATAAGTACGATGATGTCAATGTCTCAATCCCTTCTAATCAGGTCATTCGTTCAGACTTTAAAAAAAACATTATTGACAAAAAATTAACACAAGTCTCAATCCCTTCTAATCAGGTCATTCGTTCAGACCCGCAAACAACGCGGAATCGGCTCTCAACACATAGTCTCAATCCCTTCTAATCAGGTCATTCGTTCAGACGATGTTGAGAGACATGGATGCGTATCCGCACTCTGACGTCTCAATCCCTTCTAATCAGGTCATTCGTTCAGACGATAAATCAAGATTATATTGGTTCATTCCCAGTAGAGTCTCAATCCCTTCTAATCAGGTCATTCGTTCAGACCTGCAAGATGGCCAGGGTCCGGCCGATGGCCGGGAGATATAAGGTCTCAATCCCTTCTAATCAGGTCATTCGTTCAGACAATTAAAAATTATGACAACATATTCAGATATAGATCAGTCTCAATCCCTTCTAATCAGGTCATTCGTTCAGACGGGAAAAAATTTGACGACCTGGTGGCGTCCGTCCGGGGTCTCAATCCCTTCTAATCAGGTCATTCGTTCAGACCCCGGAGGGTCGAGGCAATTCCAGGCCACAGATAAGTCTCAATCCCTTCTAATCAGGTCATTCGTTCAGACCACATGGCGCTGTCGGGCCGGGCGAAGTAGATCAGTCTCAATCCCTTCTAATCAGGTCATTCGTTCAGACAGCCTCCTCAAATTTTCAAATAATATCAAACCGTTCTAAGGCGTTTTCCAGTACTCCCTGTCAAAGACGTTTTTTGAAAGCCCAAAATCAGGTTTCTTTTCACACACGCCATCCATATTTCCTTTAAAAACAAAACATTGACTAATTCCAGTACTCTCCCCCATTTTTGAAGGTTTAAAAAAGGTTCGATAATGTGGCTATTTTATAGCCATTTTTCTTTAACGGACGGTGCGAATTTATTCGCCCCTTGTCTCAATCACCTTCATCAGCGGGTCTGCATTCAAACCCCTGCCGATTTTTTATCTCATTTGAAAACAGCGGGTTAAACCCCCATCGCCAAATCTTAAATCATCAAATCATCCACCAGTCAATGTCTCCCCGCCGTCGCAAACCGGATCGTCCAGCTCATGGCGGAGGTCCCGGCTCATCAGGCCGCTCAGGGCCTCTCCGGGAGACAGGCCGTCATACAGGATGTGGTAGATGGCGTGGGAGATGGGCATGTCCACGCAGACTTTTCTGGACAGGTTGTACACGGATTTGGCGGTCTTGACGCCTTCGGCCACCATTCTCATTTCGGACAGGATATCCGGGAGTTTTTTCCCCTCCCCGATTTTTTTGCCCACCATGTGGTTCCGGCTCAAATCCCCGGTGCAGGTCAGGATGAGATCGCCGGCCCCGGCCGGGCCTGAAAATGTGAGGGGATTGGCTCCCAGGCGAATGCCCAGGCGGCTCATTTCGGCCAGGCCCCGGGTGATGAGCGCGGCCCGGGTGTTGAGGCCCAGGCCCAGGCCGTCCACCATGCCGGCGGCGATGGCGATGACGTTTTTAACGGCGCCGCCCAGCTCCACGCCGATGATGTCCTGGCTGGCGTACACCCTGAAATACGGCGAGGCGAACACATGCTGAACCACCGACGCGGTTTGGGGATCGGCCGAGGCCGCGGTCACCACGGTGGGAAAGCGCATGGCCACGTCCCGGGCAAAGCTGGGGCCGGACAGGGCCGCGAGATTTTCCTCTTTCAAATGGCCCAGGGTCTGTTTTAAAATGCCGGACATGGTCAGCCGGGTTTTGTTCTCGATCCCCTTGGAGGCCGACACCACAATGGCGTCTTTGTCCAGAATCCCGGAGAGTTTGACGGCCGTCTCCCTCACCACGTGGGAGGGCGTCACCAGAAGAACCAGGTCTTTTCCGGACGCGGCCTCGGCCATGTCCAGGGTGGGAAAAATATTTTCGGAAAGCCGGAACCCGGGAAGAAAAAATTTATTTTCCCGTTCCGTTGATATCTGGGCCGCCACCTCTTCCTCAAAGACCCACAGGTCCACGCGGAAGCCCTTAACGGCCAGAAGATCGGCCAGCGCGGTTCCCCAGCTGCCGGCCCCGATCACACCTATTTTCATATTTTCGGTTTTCATTTGAATTCGTTGTGTGGGGGCGGCCCTTGCGGCCGCCCTGTTGGGTTTATTGTTTTTTCACATGGCGGCGGCGTCCACCACCTTCTCATCCGGGTTAATGGCGATAAGCCGGACCCCCTGGGTGTTTCGGCTTAAGATGGAAATATCCTCAATGGCGATGCGGATGATCTTTCCGGCGTTGGTCATCAGCATCATCTCCTGGCCGTCCCGGACCAGGTGAATGGACACCACCCGGCCGTTTCTCTGGTTGGACTTGATGGTGATGACCCCCATTCCCCCGCGTTTGCGGACCGTGTACTCCTCGATGGCGGTCCTTTTGCCGTACCCGTTTTCCGTGACCGCCAGAAGCGTGTGGCTGTTGCTTAACACCTCCATGCCCACGATCTTGTCGCCGGCGAGAATTTTCATTCCCCGGACCCCCCTGGCGATTCGCCCGCTGGGCCGGATGTCGGACTCATGGAAACGGATCACTTTTCCGGACGCCGACCCTAAGAAAATATGCCGGTCTCCGTCGGTGAGCCGGGCCGCGATCAACTCATCGCCCGGCACGAGGTTCAACGCGATGATGCCGCCGGCCCGGGGACGGCTGAACGCCATGATATCGGTCTTTTTCACCAGGCCGTTCTTCGTGGCCATCATGATGAACCGGCCGGGGTCAAAGGAGGGAACCGCCACGATGGTGGTGAGCTTTTCGTCGTTTTGAAGGTTAAGCAGGTTCACCACGGCGCTGCCCCGGCTCTGGCGGCCGGACATGGGAATCTCGTACACCTTGCACCAGTAGGCCCGGCCGAGGTTGGTGAAGAAAAGAAAGGTGTGGTGGGTGGAGGCCACAAACAGGTGGCGGATAAAATCCTCCTCCTTGGCGGTCATGGCTTTCTTGCCCTTGCCCCCCCTTTTCTGGCTGTGGTACAAGGTGACCGGGTTGCGCTTGATATAGCCGGTGTTGGAGACGGTCACCACCATGTCCTCCTCCACGATCAAATCTTCCACGCCGATCTCAACGGTCTCAGACACGATCTGGGACCGGCGCCCGTCTCCGTATTCCTCGTCGATCTCATCCAGCTCATCTTTGATGATATTGAGCGCCAGGCGCTCGTTGGACAAAATTTCCCGGTAGCGGGCGATGTCTTTCAAAAGCCCCTCGTACTCCTCCAGAATTTTCTCGCGCTCCAGGCCGGTGAGCCTTTGCAGGCGCATGTCCAGAATGGCCCGGGCCTGGATGTCGGTGATCTCCAGGGCTTTCATGAGGCGCTGTCTGGCCTCGTCCGGGGTTTTGGATGAGCGGATGATGGACACCGCCTCGTCCAGGCGGTCCAGCGCCGCCCGCAGCCCCTCCAGGATATGGGCGCGGGCCTCGGCCTTGTTCAGGTCAAAGAGGGTCCTTTTTCGGATGACCTCTTTGCGGTGAAGGACAAAATGGCTCAAAAGCTCTTTGAAGGAGCACACCACAGGGGTTTTGCCCGCCACCGCCAGAAGAATGATCCCGAAGCTCACCTCCATGCGGGTCTGCTTGTAAAGCTGGTTGACGATCACCTCGGGCATCTGGTTTTTCTTCAGCGCGATGGCCACTCGCATTCCCTGGCGGTCGGACTCGTCCCGGACATATCGGACCCCCTCGATCTGCCTGGCCTTGATCATGTCGTCGATTTTTTTGATGAGCTTGGCCTTGTTGACCTGGTAGGGAAGCTCGTTGACGACAATGACGCTTTTGCCGGTCCGCTTGTTTTTTTCAATCACGACCTTGGAGCGAATCCGGATGACGCCCCGGCCGGTCCTGTAGGCGTCCCGGATGCCCTTGTTTCCGTAAATGATGCCGGCGGTGGGAAAATCCGGGCCCGGGGTCAGCTCCATCAGCTCTTCGATGGTGATTTCAGGATTTTCGATGAGGGCTTTGACGGCCGCCACGATTTCGGACAGGTTGTGGGGCGGAATGTTGGTGGCCATTCCCACCGCGATTCCCGACGATCCGTTCACCAGAAGGGCCGGAAAACGGTTGGGCAGAACCGAGGGCTCGGTCAGGGATTCGTCGTAGTTGGGGACAAAGCCCACCGTGTCTTTTTCAATGTCCCTGAGCATGTGCCCGGCCAGAGACATCATCCGGACTTCCGTGTAACGCATGGCGGCCGGGGGGTCTCCGTCAATGGAGCCGAAGTTGCCCTGGCCCTGGACCAGGGGATAGCGCAGGGAAAAATCCTGGGCCATCCTCACAATGGCGTCGTACACCGCCGAGTCGCCGTGGGGATGGTATTTTCCAATCACGTCGCCGACGATGCGGGCCGACTTCTTGTACGGCTTGTTCCACTCGTTTTTCAATTCCCGCATGGCGAAAAGCACGCGCCGGTGAACGGGTTTGAGTCCGTCCCGGACATCCGGAAGGGCCCTTCCGATTATGACGCTCATGGCATAATCGAGATAGGACTTTTTCATTTCCCGCTCAATGCTCACCGTGGGAAGGTTGGATTCATAAGTCATTTTTCAGCGCCTGATTTTTAAGGTTTAAAAAGTAAAAGAAAAAAAAGAAAAGAAAGGGCTCACCGCTCCCCGCCACCCTCCAACGGCTCCACCAGCGCCTGGTAATGGGCGCTGTAGATATCGGACAGGGTCAGAAAAGCGGCCGCCGCCAGGGGGCCGTAGATGATCCCCAGTATGCCGAACATCTTGAGCCCGCCGATGATGGAGAAAAACACCAGAAGGGTATGCATCTGCAAACGGGCGCCCACCAGTTTGGGCTTGAAAATATATTCAATGGACACCGAAAGGACCAGGTAAAACACAATAAAAAACACCCCGGCCGCCACGCGCCCCTTGATCATCAGGATCACGGCCGCCGGGACAAACACCACGCCGATTCCCAAAATAGGCAAAAACGCCAGAAGGGCCATGATCACCCCCCACAGGAAGGGGGAGTTGAGCCCGAAAATCATGAACATCGCTCCCCCGGCCACGCCCTGGATAAGCCCGCCCAGGCCGTTTCCGATCAGGATGGCCCCGGCGATGTCCTTGAACTTCTGGATGAGCCGCTCGTCCTGTTCCCGGGGAAGGGGGGACAGATCCACAATAAAGGACACCAGTCTCTCCCCGTCAATGAGAAGAAAATAGATGACCAGAAGCATCAAAAAGGAATTGAGCAAAAAATAAAACACATTGGAGGCGATGGCGCTGGCCTGCTGGTATAAAAAAAGCCCCACCGCCTTTCCCGCCTCGGAGACGACCTTGTTGAACTCCTCCCCGGTGATCTCCACGTTGAAATAGGAAAGCGCCAGGTTGGCCCTTTCCAGGATGTGACTGCGGGACATCAGCTCCCGGATCTGATCGCTTAAAACCGCGCCCTTGGCCATGACATACAGGTCATAGGCCTCCTTGGACAAGACCCCCACAAAAAACACAATGGGCACAAACAGGATGAAAAAGATCAGAACGCAGGTCAAAAAAGAGGCCAAAGAGGGTTTAAGGAACCGGGCGAGCAGCCGGTAAAACGGGCTGAAAACGCCGGACGCCACCGCCGCCAGCGCCACGATGGAAATAAAGGGCCAGATCAGCCTGCCCAGCACAAACAGGGAGACCAGAAAAAGCGCCAAAAAAAACCACAGGATCATATTCCGGGAACCGGTTTCTATCATAACGCCTTAAAAAATAACGGCCGGAAACGCAAGCCTGATTGCAAGCCCGATTCCGGCCCTTATTGGCAAACTATTTGCTTACAAACACGCCCGCGATCAAAAGAAGCAGGATTTCATAAACCACCACAGGGGTGTAGGAATATCCAAACAATGAATACACAATGCCCCCGCCCAGGATGGCGGGCACTCCAAAGAAAACGAGAATTCCGATTTTTCTGCTGTTCGTCATAATGCGTCTCCCGTCAAAATTGATAAACTCGTAAAAAAGCTTGGGATGGCTAAGTTAAAAATTCGATATACAAGGCGTAGTGGTTATTTTTAATTGAGGCAATACATGTAGTATGCCTCAATTAAAAATAAGCGCTGCAACGCAGTAGATCGGATTTTTTACGACGCCATCAAAATTAAAAATTATTTTTCAATGACCATGGCCATTCCCATGCCGCCGCCGATGCACATGGAGACCAATCCCGTGGAATGGCCCTTGCGCGCCATCTCATACATGCCGGTCACCATCTGCCGGGCCCCGGTGCATCCGATGGGGTGCCCCATTGAGACGCCGCTTCCCAGCGGGTTGGCAAAATCCACAGGAATTTTCAAATCCCTCATGCAGGCGATGGCCTGGGAGGCGAACGCCTCATTCAGCTCGATCATGTCCAGGTCCCCGATCTCCATGCCGGCCGTTTTCAGCGCCTTTCTCACCGCCGGCACCGGTCCCAGGCCCATGTAGGCCGGGTCCAGGCCGCCCGACGCGAAGGAGCGAATCCGGACGAGGGGCGAAAGCCCCAGCTCTTCGGCCTTCTCGGCGCTCATGAGCAGAACGGCGGCGGCGCCGTCGTTGATGCCCGACGCGTTTCCGGCCGTGAC is part of the Candidatus Desulfarcum epimagneticum genome and encodes:
- a CDS encoding Type III-A CRISPR-associated protein Cas10/Csm1, with the translated sequence MDSEMIKSGTIKIALAAFMANLGLLAGRGDGDNGSSTAHNFGEWSVFLTKKNKEKFPGELCMPEWGEGESFIELLSGFINPVTPMRKIINASWFMALGIKNSDFPDSLKTLGLSEKDRLFPILEKISLEDKRSDQGYEYCYPLKPVSKDHIFPVPIDDETPDSSGNYEELFSEFCSKIGEIGNKDNLHVWFEHFDSLVMRYVSQAPSVIPGRKRSDISIYDHSKTTAAIASAIYSFHAEDGSLDDDSISDYDRKKFLIISGDFYGIQNFIFTGYGESGKFRSKILRGRSFFVSLLSELSADMVCREFGLPVTSTLISAAGKFIILAPNTEGRRAKLDEVEKKINNWLIKIAYGETLIGFSSVEASCDDLLSANFADTLDRIEMAGQEKKYSCLNLGEYEQANDDYLDRFKADYDPPLCSVCHKRPSTHRPRDIAIGGVKLQKAACAICRDHIFLGTNLVKKASPKDNRLFEKIFGRYQLEFKNGHIHIKCHDKLVKIWALWDSGEAPIFTIKPIRGYVPVHTAPKDQEELRLLEKLNHRELQEEAGSGREIPKTLNYIACMSKNMEGDAVRGTEALGVMKADVDDLGMIMSCGIKDQENNLSVMAAFSRQMNHYFTVFLPGCLESEKAYQNIYTVFAGGDDMFLIGPWNKMIDFSYQLRNKFKQYVCENPEIHFSSGITVHKAGSSIDSIAILAEEALEKSKNESSEKNRFTKNSFTIFSETKKWAEFSDLMAIRDKLKEWVSRKYIDKAMLHRLNRLIELAREEFHTINQKTIHIGDLKCTKWRFMLAYTIERNISIKDKNIDADEKKKEIEQKIAGWIYKYAGSMKIPLWDVLYNLR
- a CDS encoding conserved hypothetical protein (Evidence 4 : Unknown function but conserved in other organisms), translating into MLYGKYDFHCEFGTEAVLPRYKGSTFRGVFGLALKRVVCALKRQDCKDCILKKRCVYARIFESVDPVLLPDGRVIHSPLRPFVIEPPPTETRRFPPGAHFDFSLLLFGETNHNLPYFIYAFDRMGKTGIGSPVSGKRGRFSLKTVSSRNHVIFSHESQQLDMENAFVDMDIGEARQTHDVSRVKITLETPLRFKRDNRLSADLPFPVFTRIMLRRANMLFHCHAQGPPPMDYPGLLDRAGDVVISRSSLRWFDWLRYSGRQAKEMRMGGVIGNIVYEGNLTEYMPLMDFCKKVHLGKQTAFGLGKFGVEVLGRPLP
- the gpsA gene encoding Glycerol-3-phosphate dehydrogenase (NAD(P)+); translated protein: MKTENMKIGVIGAGSWGTALADLLAVKGFRVDLWVFEEEVAAQISTERENKFFLPGFRLSENIFPTLDMAEAASGKDLVLLVTPSHVVRETAVKLSGILDKDAIVVSASKGIENKTRLTMSGILKQTLGHLKEENLAALSGPSFARDVAMRFPTVVTAASADPQTASVVQHVFASPYFRVYASQDIIGVELGGAVKNVIAIAAGMVDGLGLGLNTRAALITRGLAEMSRLGIRLGANPLTFSGPAGAGDLILTCTGDLSRNHMVGKKIGEGKKLPDILSEMRMVAEGVKTAKSVYNLSRKVCVDMPISHAIYHILYDGLSPGEALSGLMSRDLRHELDDPVCDGGETLTGG
- the gyrA gene encoding DNA gyrase (type II topoisomerase), subunit A (Evidence 2a : Function from experimental evidences in other organisms; PubMedId : 1850970, 1850972, 2168148, 2548439, 2828631, 2830458, 2834621, 3029031, 3031051, 9278055; Product type e : enzyme) — translated: MTYESNLPTVSIEREMKKSYLDYAMSVIIGRALPDVRDGLKPVHRRVLFAMRELKNEWNKPYKKSARIVGDVIGKYHPHGDSAVYDAIVRMAQDFSLRYPLVQGQGNFGSIDGDPPAAMRYTEVRMMSLAGHMLRDIEKDTVGFVPNYDESLTEPSVLPNRFPALLVNGSSGIAVGMATNIPPHNLSEIVAAVKALIENPEITIEELMELTPGPDFPTAGIIYGNKGIRDAYRTGRGVIRIRSKVVIEKNKRTGKSVIVVNELPYQVNKAKLIKKIDDMIKARQIEGVRYVRDESDRQGMRVAIALKKNQMPEVIVNQLYKQTRMEVSFGIILLAVAGKTPVVCSFKELLSHFVLHRKEVIRKRTLFDLNKAEARAHILEGLRAALDRLDEAVSIIRSSKTPDEARQRLMKALEITDIQARAILDMRLQRLTGLEREKILEEYEGLLKDIARYREILSNERLALNIIKDELDEIDEEYGDGRRSQIVSETVEIGVEDLIVEEDMVVTVSNTGYIKRNPVTLYHSQKRGGKGKKAMTAKEEDFIRHLFVASTHHTFLFFTNLGRAYWCKVYEIPMSGRQSRGSAVVNLLNLQNDEKLTTIVAVPSFDPGRFIMMATKNGLVKKTDIMAFSRPRAGGIIALNLVPGDELIAARLTDGDRHIFLGSASGKVIRFHESDIRPSGRIARGVRGMKILAGDKIVGMEVLSNSHTLLAVTENGYGKRTAIEEYTVRKRGGMGVITIKSNQRNGRVVSIHLVRDGQEMMLMTNAGKIIRIAIEDISILSRNTQGVRLIAINPDEKVVDAAAM
- a CDS encoding AI-2E family transporter, producing the protein MIETGSRNMILWFFLALFLVSLFVLGRLIWPFISIVALAAVASGVFSPFYRLLARFLKPSLASFLTCVLIFFILFVPIVFFVGVLSKEAYDLYVMAKGAVLSDQIRELMSRSHILERANLALSYFNVEITGEEFNKVVSEAGKAVGLFLYQQASAIASNVFYFLLNSFLMLLVIYFLLIDGERLVSFIVDLSPLPREQDERLIQKFKDIAGAILIGNGLGGLIQGVAGGAMFMIFGLNSPFLWGVIMALLAFLPILGIGVVFVPAAVILMIKGRVAAGVFFIVFYLVLSVSIEYIFKPKLVGARLQMHTLLVFFSIIGGLKMFGILGIIYGPLAAAAFLTLSDIYSAHYQALVEPLEGGGER
- a CDS encoding conserved hypothetical protein (Evidence 4 : Unknown function but conserved in other organisms); amino-acid sequence: MTNSRKIGILVFFGVPAILGGGIVYSLFGYSYTPVVVYEILLLLIAGVFVSK